In Phycisphaerales bacterium, a genomic segment contains:
- a CDS encoding ABC transporter ATP-binding protein, with translation MPALVDASPPATAAVFEARGLTKTYHVGEVDVQALRGVDLDLFEGEFIVLLGPSGSGKSTLLNILGGLDVPTSGTVHYKDHNLTEYDEAALTRYRRDHVGFVFQFYNLIPSLTARENVALVTDIARDPMPPAEALRLVGLGERLDHFPSQLSGGEQQRVAIARAVAKRPQVLLCDEPTGALDVHTGIVVLEAIEKVNRELGTATAVITHNAVIATMADRVIALSDGRIASEHRNETKSAARELEW, from the coding sequence CCGCCGTCTTCGAGGCGCGCGGCCTCACCAAGACCTACCACGTCGGCGAGGTCGATGTCCAGGCGCTGCGCGGGGTCGATCTCGATCTCTTCGAAGGTGAGTTCATCGTCCTGCTCGGCCCGTCGGGCAGCGGCAAGTCCACGCTGCTCAACATCCTCGGCGGCCTCGATGTGCCCACCTCGGGCACGGTGCACTACAAGGACCACAACCTGACTGAATACGACGAGGCGGCTCTCACGCGCTATCGCCGCGATCACGTCGGCTTCGTCTTCCAGTTCTACAACCTCATTCCGAGCCTCACCGCGCGCGAGAACGTGGCGCTGGTGACGGACATCGCGCGCGACCCGATGCCGCCCGCCGAGGCGCTGCGGCTGGTCGGCCTGGGCGAGCGGCTCGATCACTTTCCTTCGCAACTGTCCGGCGGCGAGCAGCAGCGCGTCGCCATCGCCCGAGCCGTGGCCAAGCGGCCCCAGGTGCTGCTGTGCGATGAACCGACGGGCGCGCTCGATGTGCACACCGGCATCGTCGTCCTCGAAGCCATCGAGAAGGTGAACCGCGAACTCGGCACCGCGACCGCCGTCATCACCCACAACGCGGTGATCGCCACCATGGCCGATCGCGTCATCGCGCTCTCCGACGGCCGCATCGCATCCGAGCACCGCAACGAAACCAAGTCGGCCGCGCGCGAACTGGAGTGGTAG
- a CDS encoding FtsX-like permease family protein translates to MILAALHRKLTRDLWSMKGQALAIALVMASGIATFILAAATMASLQQTMDTYYDRHGFADVFAQLKRAPNRLGERIADLPGVAQFATRVVVNVNLDVEDLAEPALGRIISVPESHEPWINGLYLREGRYIEPNRRGEVLVSEAFAKVHDLVPGDTVRAVINGRRDVLRIVGIALSPEYIYQIRPGDILPDDKRFGVFWMSERELAPAFDMEGAFNDVSLILEPGASEAEVIRRLDALLDPYGGLGAYGRADHPSHQFVSNELHELRGMTVIAPLIFLLVAAFLLNVVFTRLISTQREQIAALKAFGYSNWQVGWHYMQMVLVIALVGAIIGTGLGTWMGRGLAVMYTRFFHFPILSFSLPPRVVVTAIGISMGAGSIGTLTAVRRAAKLPPAQAMRPEPPANFKPTILERLGLQRLVSPAARTILRELERRPLKAAISCFGIAMAAAVLVVGSFMKDSVDYVLDLQFRRAQRETMTVTLNEPINGRAVREMLHLPGVLSAEAFRTVPARLRHGHYTRRVGVTAIEPGAQLFRVMDIHGGLVEFDRSGLYLSTKLGDILGAGPGDVVTLEVLESERPVVQLPVSGLIDDFSGLSAYMRLDALHRLMGEQDRVSGAYLAADEARTNRLYTELKNMPAVAGVALKKATVESFNNVIAENLMRMRLANVIFAVIIAFGVVYNSARISLAERSRELATLRVIGFTRAEVSSILMGELALLTLVAIPLGLVLGYTLSAAVIASVDSELFRIPIVVNRSTYGFAALVVILAAVVSGLVVIRRIAHLDLIEVLKTRG, encoded by the coding sequence ATGATCCTCGCTGCTCTCCATCGCAAACTGACGCGCGACCTGTGGTCGATGAAGGGCCAGGCGCTGGCGATTGCGCTGGTCATGGCCAGCGGCATCGCGACCTTCATCCTCGCCGCGGCCACCATGGCCTCGCTCCAGCAGACGATGGACACCTACTACGACCGGCACGGCTTTGCCGACGTGTTTGCCCAACTCAAGCGCGCGCCCAACCGCCTTGGCGAGCGCATCGCCGACCTCCCCGGCGTGGCTCAGTTCGCCACGCGCGTCGTGGTCAACGTCAATCTGGATGTCGAAGACCTCGCTGAGCCGGCGCTGGGCCGGATCATCTCCGTGCCCGAGTCGCACGAGCCGTGGATCAACGGGTTGTATCTGCGCGAGGGCCGCTACATCGAGCCCAACCGGCGCGGCGAGGTGCTGGTCAGCGAAGCGTTCGCCAAGGTGCACGACCTCGTGCCCGGCGACACCGTGCGCGCCGTCATCAACGGCCGGCGCGATGTGCTGCGCATCGTCGGCATCGCGCTGAGCCCGGAGTACATCTATCAGATTCGCCCCGGCGACATCCTGCCCGATGACAAGCGCTTCGGCGTGTTCTGGATGAGCGAGCGCGAACTGGCGCCCGCCTTCGACATGGAAGGCGCCTTCAACGACGTGAGCCTCATCCTCGAGCCCGGCGCGAGCGAAGCCGAAGTCATTCGCCGCCTCGATGCGCTGCTCGATCCATACGGCGGCCTGGGCGCCTACGGCCGGGCGGATCACCCGTCGCACCAGTTTGTGTCCAACGAACTGCACGAGTTGCGCGGCATGACGGTGATTGCACCGCTCATCTTCCTGCTCGTCGCCGCGTTCCTGCTCAACGTCGTCTTCACGCGCCTCATCTCGACGCAGCGCGAGCAGATCGCGGCGCTCAAGGCCTTCGGCTACTCCAACTGGCAGGTCGGCTGGCACTACATGCAGATGGTGCTGGTCATCGCGCTCGTCGGCGCGATCATTGGCACCGGCCTGGGCACGTGGATGGGCCGCGGCCTGGCGGTCATGTACACGCGCTTCTTTCACTTTCCGATCCTGTCGTTTTCGCTACCGCCGCGCGTCGTCGTAACCGCGATCGGCATCTCGATGGGCGCCGGTTCGATCGGCACGCTCACCGCGGTGCGCCGGGCCGCCAAGCTGCCGCCGGCGCAGGCCATGCGCCCTGAGCCACCTGCGAATTTCAAGCCGACCATTCTCGAGCGCCTCGGGCTGCAGCGCCTGGTGAGCCCAGCGGCCCGGACCATTCTGCGCGAACTCGAGCGCCGCCCGCTCAAGGCCGCCATCTCCTGCTTCGGCATCGCGATGGCCGCGGCGGTACTCGTCGTGGGCAGTTTCATGAAGGACTCGGTGGACTACGTGCTCGATCTTCAATTCCGCCGCGCTCAGCGCGAGACGATGACGGTCACGCTCAACGAGCCGATCAACGGCCGGGCCGTGCGCGAGATGCTCCACCTGCCCGGCGTGCTCTCGGCCGAGGCGTTTCGCACCGTGCCGGCGCGGCTGCGGCACGGCCATTACACCCGGCGCGTCGGGGTGACGGCCATCGAGCCCGGGGCCCAACTCTTCCGCGTCATGGACATCCACGGCGGGCTCGTCGAGTTCGACCGCAGCGGCCTGTACCTCTCGACCAAGCTCGGCGACATCCTCGGCGCCGGCCCGGGCGACGTGGTCACGCTCGAAGTGCTCGAATCCGAGCGGCCCGTCGTGCAACTGCCCGTCTCCGGGCTCATCGATGATTTCTCGGGCTTATCGGCGTACATGCGGCTCGACGCTCTGCACCGCCTCATGGGCGAGCAGGACCGCGTCAGCGGCGCGTACCTCGCCGCCGACGAGGCGCGCACCAATCGTCTCTACACCGAACTCAAGAACATGCCCGCCGTCGCCGGCGTCGCGCTCAAGAAGGCGACGGTCGAGAGTTTCAACAACGTGATCGCCGAGAATCTCATGCGCATGCGGCTGGCCAACGTCATCTTCGCCGTGATCATCGCCTTCGGCGTGGTGTACAACAGCGCCCGCATCAGTCTCGCCGAGCGCAGCCGCGAACTGGCGACGCTGCGCGTCATCGGCTTTACGCGCGCCGAGGTCTCGTCGATCCTCATGGGCGAACTCGCGCTGCTCACGCTCGTCGCCATTCCGCTGGGGTTGGTGCTCGGATACACTCTCTCGGCTGCGGTCATTGCCTCTGTCGATTCGGAACTGTTCCGCATTCCCATCGTGGTGAACCGTTCGACCTACGGTTTCGCCGCGCTGGTGGTGATACTCGCCGCGGTGGTTTCTGGCCTGGTCGTGATTCGCCGCATTGCCCATCTTGATCTGATCGAGGTCCTCAAGACGCGCGGGTGA